CCGGCCGAGGTTTTTCGTTCAGTACGCGCGAGGGCATATTCCTGTTTGGTTTTGGGGTGCAGAAATACCGGAAAATCGCTGCCAACGGCGGTGTAACCGGCACTGAGCATCGCTTCGGCGGTTGCGCCGACCACGACCCAATCGTTATCGTAAACCGGGATTTGCAGTAATTGGTCTCGGACTGCGCCACCGACTAAGTAAACTTCCACGTGTGACCTCGAATAATTGCTGATCTGACTGGACATTGTAGCAAGCAATGGTACTTTGCTCCCTATTGAAATGAGCCCGTTGCGTTTGGATTGTGTATGTATAAGGACTTTTTTGGCTTTTCCGAGTTGCCATTTTCGATTGTGCCGAACTCGCGTTATCTCTATTTGAGTCAACGTCATCGTGAAGCCATCACCCATTTACAGGCAGGACTGGGCGACGGTGGTGGTTTTGCCATGCTGACTGGCGAAGTGGGGACAGGCAAAACCACCGTGGCCAAATCGATGTTGGCGAACTTAGGTGAAAATAAATGCGCCGCGCTGCTACTCAATCCGACCTTCTCCAGCTTGGAACTGCTCGAAGCGATTTGTGATGAGTTCAATCTCAGCTACCCGCAGCAGGCGAGCCTCAAGCAACTCCATCAGATCATCCATCAGTTTTTATTGCGAAACCACCAGATGGGAAGGCAAACACTACTGGTGATCGATGAAGCGCAACACCTCGCGGTGGAGGTATTGGAACAACTGCGCCTGCTCACCAACTTAGAAACCGAGAGCAGTAAATTGCTCAAAGTGTTGCTGGTCGGACAGCCTGAGCTACAAAAGCTGCTGCAAACTACCCAACTGCGTCAATTAGCCCAACGCATTACGGGCCGCTACCATTTGTTACCCTTGGATGAGCGAGAGACGGCCGACTACATCGCTTTTCGTCTGCATACCGCCGGAGGTGACAAGCAACTGTTTGACCGCAGTTCGACCACGTTGATTGCCAAATACAGTCACGGTATTCCGCGTTTGATTAACTTGATTTGCGATAAAGCGCTGCAATTGAGTTTCTACCAAAGTACGCTGCTGGTGTCCAAAACCAATGTGCATAAAGCGTGTGAAGAGGTGATGCAGTTTCAGGCGCAAATCTATCAGCAGCCACAAATAGGCCGCTCCACAACAAGATGGGCAAAAAGTGCCGTGGCGCTGAGCGTCATCGCGCTGCTGGCAAGCGGTGGTTACTGGTACACCACGCAGCTAAGCCCAAATCAAGCCGCAGTGGCTAGCGATGTTGAGCCCGATGCACCAAGCAGCGCTCTCGTGATTGAACAAGCGCCGTCAGAGGATATCGTCGATTTGCTAATGGTTCGGCAAGATCCGCAGCAGGCGCTAAGTGAGCTGTATCAAGTGTGGGGATATCAGGCGAGTGAGCAAGACAGCTTGTGTCTTAATGCACCATTGTCGGTATTTCGTTGTGCTCGCTTGCAGAGTAATTGGCAGGAGATAGTGCAGGCCAACCGTCCAGTGGTGTTAACGCTACAGCAGCAGAATCAGCGTGGGTATGTGGTGCTTTGGCGCGTGCAGCATGAGTGGGCTGAGGTGCTCAATGGCGATGCGCGCCTGCGAGTACCAGTGAGCGAACTGCTCACTTTGTGGCGCGGAGAAACGATGGCTATTTGGCGTGCGCCGCTGCGTGACACCTTAAAGCTCAACATGAGCGGCGAAGCGATTGCGCAATTGGACCAGCTACTGGCGAAAGCGCTCAATGATGATCCGCTAGGCGGTGAGCACTTTGATAGCGCGCTGCAACGCCGTGTGGAATGGTTCCAACAGTGGCAGGGGATTGGTGTCGATGGCATCGCCGGGCCGAATACCTTGTCGCGTTTGCAGCAGTTAGTTCAATTGAGCGCGCCGAGTTTACAGCAAGGGGCTGAGTTAGACGAACAAGAGAAGGTGGCGCAACGCGTGAGCTATCCGCCGTTCGGTTATCTATCACCGTTACCCAGAACTTTTCCGCAGGCGTCGCTGGTAGAAGCCAAACCTACGCCTATACTGCTCACGCAAAATGCCTCTTCACCCGCGCAACCGAGCGTGGATAAGGCGCAAGACTTACTCGATAACTTAGATCTCTCAGGTTTTTCACCAGAATTGGCGATGAAAGTGGAAAGTGCGTTGGCATCGCCATCACCCGAACTCAGCCAGACAACACAAGGGGAAGTGCATTCGCTGGAAATGGAAGCGGCACGCTGGCGCGGGCGTTTACCGGCGCTGAATCTGCAATCGCATATTTACTCCAATGACAGCCAACGACGCTGGTTGAAGATCAATGGTACAGAGTATCGCCAAGGCGATTGGATTGAGCAGCAAGTCAAGCTGGTCGAAATTTTACCTCAGTCGATTGTGGTGGAGTTTGACGGTGAGAAGATCGCCATTCCGGCTCTGTATGAGTGGAAGGGATGAGCGTAGAGAAAGATAAAAATCAGGCCGCAATCGCGGCCTGAACGTTTCGCATTATGTCCAGCCTGACGGGGACTTCTTACGGCGTGGGATCAAGTGAGGCAAGATCAAGCCAAATAACAAACCACCACCCGCGACACCGCCGCCATACATAAAGTATTTCAATAGCAGATCGTCTTTCTGGGTATCCAGTTTGGCGCGCAGTTGGCGATTTTCCGTTTGAACAGCGGTGAGCTGCTCGCTGATTTCGCCATACTTCATCTCCAGTTCGGAAATTTGTTGATTACGGTTTTCCAGTGAATCGACCAAGCCCGCTTTCTCGGTGTCGGCACTTTGGCGCGCGTTGGCCAGTTGTGCTTTCACATCTTTAAGCTCTTTTTCCAGACGCGGAAGGCGAATCGCCATGCTTTCTTGGCGAGTGATAAATTTCGTTTGAACCCAGCCTTTACGGCCGCGTTCATCAACCACTTCGCTGTAGCCTGTCTCGCTGTTGCTTTGCAGCAGTTGTACTTTACTGCCTGCATCAATACTTCCGATGATGCGGAAAGTGTTGTTTGGTCCTGAGTGCATATAGGTAAACAGTTCATCTGCAATGTAGCGGTCTTGTGCGAAAAGTGACGGCACAGAAAAGACAGTCAGCAAAACCGTAACGATGAGTTTTTTCACAATAAATCCCTTAACGATTTCTTTAGAGTCGGCGATAAATGCCCCGATGGACGAATAGTAAAAAGTTTCCCAAACTCATGCAACAAAGAAGGGAGGCAAAGCCTCCCTTAATGTGCGTTTGAGTCAAATATGACAAGGTGCTTACAAAATCTGTCCTTGCTTTACATATTTCTGACGCTTTGTGTTAGCTAAAAGCCGCTTGCATCACATAGAAGAAGACGACCGCCAACAGGGCGCCCGCAGGCAGTGTGACCACCCAAGAAGCGACGATATTGCGTACAACGCCAAGGTTAAGTGCAGCGATACCACGTGCGAAACCGACACCTAGTACAGCACCGACAAGGGTTTGAGTGGTTGAAATTGGCAAGCCAGTGCCTGATGCCAGTACAACGGTTGATGCGGTTGCTAGCTGCGCGGCAAAACCACGACTTGGCGTGAGCTCAGTAATTCCTGTTCCGACAGTAGCCATTACTTTGTGACCAAGGGTTGCCAAGCCGACCACGATACCAAAACCGCCGAGAGGTAGGATCCACCAAGCAATCTGGCTTTTCGCCGTGATTTGACCCATGTGCTCAACGGTAGACACGACCGCAGAAAGAGGACCAATCGCGTTGGCTACATCGTTTGAGCCGTGAGCAAACGCCATGGCACAGGCGGTAATCACCATCAAGACGCTGAAAATGCTCTCTACGCCAGCAAAGCTGTGGTCATCTTCACGGTTGGCAAATTTCTTCTGGATATAAAGGTAACCGCAGACCATCACGAGGGCAGAAACGGCGACCGAGGCCATCCACGCTTCAGAGCTGCTAAGGTGCAAACCCACGTGCTTGAGGCCTTTTTTGATGGTTACCAGCGCGATCACCATGGTGGTGATGAACATGTAAACCGGAACGAAGCGCTTCGCGTTTAGCAGAGGTTTTTCGGTATCGAAGATCAGACGCTGCGCGCTGACGAAGATAAGATAAGCAAAAAAGCCTGAGATAAGCGGAGTGATGATCCAACTGCCGACAATGCCTTTGACACTGCTCCAGTCAACCGCTTCGGTGCCTACAGAAACACAGGCAAAACCAATGATGGCACCAATAATCGAGTGGGTGGTAGAAACAGGCCAACCCATGTAAGACGCCAGCAACAGCCAGCTACCCGCCGCCAAAAGAGCGGACATCATGCCAAAAACCAGAATGTCGGGCTTGTCGGCAAAAAGAGACGTTTCGATTACACCTTTACGGATAGTGTCGGTTACTTCACCGCCTGCAAGGTATGCGCCCGCAAATTCAAATATCATCGCAATGATGATGGCTTGTTTTACGGTAAGTGCTTTCGAGCCGACTGAGGTGCCCATGGCGTTGGCAACGTCATTTGCACCAATACCAATCGCCATCATAAATCCGAAAGCCGCTGCAACAAGAATCAGGACCGTGCCGTAGTTCGCAAGGATATCCATCGTAATACCTAGTTGATTTATAACAAGCGGAGCAAAATCAAACATGCGTTTGTCCTGTTTCGGCCTTTTGCTGTGATGACCAAAACAGGTTTGACTATGCTCTTTGTTATTTTTCGTTTACTTAATGTTTTAAGATCGAGATAGCATCAATTCCAGACGTGCGCCTACGCGCTGAGCCTGGTCTGCAATACCGCCAACCCATTCGAAAATCTTGTATAGGAACATGACATCGATAGGGTTCATCTCCGATTCAATGGCCATCAGCTGCTGACGTAGAGTGATTTGCATCGCGTCGGTATCGTCTTCGATAACATCCAGCTGATGGATCATCTCAGCGACCAGAGTCACTTCACGGCCTTTAAATCCGGTTTCGAGGAGTTCATCAAGCTCGTTGATGACGTTTTGAGCCTGGTTAGCGGCATCAAGACAACGTTGAACGTAAGCGATGAAATTGGATTGGAGTGCTTCAGGAATCACCAGTTTGCGACCATAGGCGCGACCTGCGATGTCCTTTGCCAGATTGGCCAGTTTGTCTTGCTGAGTGAGGAGCTCCAGCATGTCGGTACGATCGACCGGTAAGAACAAACCGCGAGGAAGTTTGAGACGAATTTCTCGTTTCAGGACGTCCGCTTCTTTCTCAAGATGAGAGATTTGTGCGCGAATTTCCGCTGCTTTTTCCCAATCGCCCTCTGAACAGACTTCAAAGAACTTGATTAGGTGTGAGCAACACTCGTTGACACAAACCACGTGACGCTGCAAAGGCTTTATAGGGGACTTTGCAAATAACCCCATAATTGTATTTACTGGCATGGTCATTCAACCTAATAACTATAACCTTAAAAGAACATACACCATTTCATGGTGAAATGTTGAGCGATGGCTATAAAGGCGCGCATGTTAACGCATTCAATCCAGCATTAAAACTGTTTTAGATCATCTCTAGTGCGATATTTCTTTCTTGCCCCATAAGAATTTAGGCAATATCCTGTTCCAGTCTGCTTTGAAAGGTATAACTATGGAAACCGAGATAGAACTGAAGTTTTTTGTTTCTCCTGAATTTTCAGAAACTTTGCGAGAAAAAATCGCCGAAACCAAAGTGCTTCAGCACAGTTGTCGAGATCTGGGTAACACCTACTTTGACACCCCAGACAACTGGCTTCGTCAACACGATACAGGCTTAAGGATACGCCGTTTCGATGACGTTTTTGTTCAGACTGTCAAAACAGCCGGACGCGTCGTTGCAGGCTTACACCAACGTCCCGAATACAACGCAGAACATAACTGCAATATCCCCGACCTCTCACTGCATCCACTTGATATCTGGCCGCAAGGCAAAGAGATTGAAACCTTGCAAGCCGAATTGATGCCGCTTTTTTCCACCAACTTTAGCCGTGAACAGTGGCTAATTGGTATGCCGGATGGTAGCCAAATCGAAGTGGCGTTTGACCAAGGGTTGGTCAACGCACAGGACAAAGAAGACACGATTTGTGAAGTGGAACTGGAGCTCAAATCTGGTCAGACCGACGCACTGTTTACCTTGGCTCGTTTGCTGTCTGAATCGGGTGGTATGCGTCTTGGTAACTTAAGTAAAGCAGCCAAAGGCTATCGCCTCGCGCAAGGTTATCAAGGCGATGAGGTGAAATCGCTCAGTTTGGTCGATACAGGCAAGCTCGATAACGTTGAGTATTGTCTGATCAATTCACTGGAGCATGCGCTGTCGCACTGGCACTACCACGAACAGATTTACGTTGAGCGCGAATCAGTGGAGGCTCTGCGCGAAATCAATCATGCCATCAGCTTTATTCGGCAAACGTTAACCATTTTTGGCGGGGTTGTGCCGCGCCGCGCCAGC
The Vibrio navarrensis DNA segment above includes these coding regions:
- a CDS encoding TIGR04211 family SH3 domain-containing protein; translated protein: MKKLIVTVLLTVFSVPSLFAQDRYIADELFTYMHSGPNNTFRIIGSIDAGSKVQLLQSNSETGYSEVVDERGRKGWVQTKFITRQESMAIRLPRLEKELKDVKAQLANARQSADTEKAGLVDSLENRNQQISELEMKYGEISEQLTAVQTENRQLRAKLDTQKDDLLLKYFMYGGGVAGGGLLFGLILPHLIPRRKKSPSGWT
- a CDS encoding TIGR00153 family protein gives rise to the protein MPVNTIMGLFAKSPIKPLQRHVVCVNECCSHLIKFFEVCSEGDWEKAAEIRAQISHLEKEADVLKREIRLKLPRGLFLPVDRTDMLELLTQQDKLANLAKDIAGRAYGRKLVIPEALQSNFIAYVQRCLDAANQAQNVINELDELLETGFKGREVTLVAEMIHQLDVIEDDTDAMQITLRQQLMAIESEMNPIDVMFLYKIFEWVGGIADQAQRVGARLELMLSRS
- a CDS encoding AAA family ATPase; protein product: MYKDFFGFSELPFSIVPNSRYLYLSQRHREAITHLQAGLGDGGGFAMLTGEVGTGKTTVAKSMLANLGENKCAALLLNPTFSSLELLEAICDEFNLSYPQQASLKQLHQIIHQFLLRNHQMGRQTLLVIDEAQHLAVEVLEQLRLLTNLETESSKLLKVLLVGQPELQKLLQTTQLRQLAQRITGRYHLLPLDERETADYIAFRLHTAGGDKQLFDRSSTTLIAKYSHGIPRLINLICDKALQLSFYQSTLLVSKTNVHKACEEVMQFQAQIYQQPQIGRSTTRWAKSAVALSVIALLASGGYWYTTQLSPNQAAVASDVEPDAPSSALVIEQAPSEDIVDLLMVRQDPQQALSELYQVWGYQASEQDSLCLNAPLSVFRCARLQSNWQEIVQANRPVVLTLQQQNQRGYVVLWRVQHEWAEVLNGDARLRVPVSELLTLWRGETMAIWRAPLRDTLKLNMSGEAIAQLDQLLAKALNDDPLGGEHFDSALQRRVEWFQQWQGIGVDGIAGPNTLSRLQQLVQLSAPSLQQGAELDEQEKVAQRVSYPPFGYLSPLPRTFPQASLVEAKPTPILLTQNASSPAQPSVDKAQDLLDNLDLSGFSPELAMKVESALASPSPELSQTTQGEVHSLEMEAARWRGRLPALNLQSHIYSNDSQRRWLKINGTEYRQGDWIEQQVKLVEILPQSIVVEFDGEKIAIPALYEWKG
- a CDS encoding inorganic phosphate transporter, producing the protein MDILANYGTVLILVAAAFGFMMAIGIGANDVANAMGTSVGSKALTVKQAIIIAMIFEFAGAYLAGGEVTDTIRKGVIETSLFADKPDILVFGMMSALLAAGSWLLLASYMGWPVSTTHSIIGAIIGFACVSVGTEAVDWSSVKGIVGSWIITPLISGFFAYLIFVSAQRLIFDTEKPLLNAKRFVPVYMFITTMVIALVTIKKGLKHVGLHLSSSEAWMASVAVSALVMVCGYLYIQKKFANREDDHSFAGVESIFSVLMVITACAMAFAHGSNDVANAIGPLSAVVSTVEHMGQITAKSQIAWWILPLGGFGIVVGLATLGHKVMATVGTGITELTPSRGFAAQLATASTVVLASGTGLPISTTQTLVGAVLGVGFARGIAALNLGVVRNIVASWVVTLPAGALLAVVFFYVMQAAFS
- a CDS encoding inorganic triphosphatase, translating into METEIELKFFVSPEFSETLREKIAETKVLQHSCRDLGNTYFDTPDNWLRQHDTGLRIRRFDDVFVQTVKTAGRVVAGLHQRPEYNAEHNCNIPDLSLHPLDIWPQGKEIETLQAELMPLFSTNFSREQWLIGMPDGSQIEVAFDQGLVNAQDKEDTICEVELELKSGQTDALFTLARLLSESGGMRLGNLSKAAKGYRLAQGYQGDEVKSLSLVDTGKLDNVEYCLINSLEHALSHWHYHEQIYVERESVEALREINHAISFIRQTLTIFGGVVPRRASAILRQELKWLEEELAWLGEHAHLTELLEDKGHVLRKLDARKFLVAELTQQLDNLPDREEMLRLLTSARYTGLLLDLSRWILTRGWQPFLDDKAREQMASSVKEFSVTQLDRTWAELMEAFPAEQEMPAQAYIDQRYRLARNLYTGVGFASLYDAEERNGFRMPWADLIHGIDDLLMLRHLHPLCEKLEAEEREQLERWLLRQERSILHAMDQTRAIGIEAEPYWRR